The DNA window CGGGGCAATTTTTCCGGTATTAAAATACTTCGCATCTGGATGCCCAAAGTACCAGCCACTTACCGCCGCCGCTGGTGTCATGGCATAGCTATCAGTCAGCTCCAGGCCAATATTGTTCTTCACGTCAAGCAGTTCAAACAATGTGCCTTTCTCTGTGTGATCCGGGCAGGCAGGATAGCCCGGCGCCGGTCGAATACCGCGGTACTTCTCTTTGATCAGGGCTTCATTATCCAAGGTCTCATCTGCTGCATAACCCCAGTGCTCGCGACGCACACGTTCATGGAGGTGCTCAGCAAAGGCTTCAGCCAGCCGATCTGCGAGGGCTTTCACCATAATCGCATTGTAGTCATCGTGCTGGGCTTCATATTCTGCGGCTAACTCATCCGCACCTATGCCAGTAGTCACGGCAAAGGCACCTATATGGTCTTTAATACCAGCTTCTTTTGGCGCAACAAAGTCAGCCAGAGAACAGAGCTCTTCACTGGCGCCGGGCTTCTGAATCTGCTGGCGAATATGGTGCAGAGTTGCCTTAGTCGAGCCATCTTCAGCGTAGATTTCAATGTCATCATGGTTAACTGTGTTGGCTTCCCAGAGACCAAAAACGGCCCGTGCCTTTAGACGCTTATTGTCGATAATGTCTTTCAACAGCGCCTGAGCGTCGGCAAACAAAGTGGTAGCCGCTTCGCCAACCACGTCGTCTTCAAAGATCTTCGGGTACTTGCCTATCAGATCCCAGGTAATAAAGAATGGCGTCCAGTCGATATAGGGCACCAGAGTTTCCAGTGGATAGTCGTCAATCACCGTTACCCCAGGCGTCGCTGGCAGGGTAGGTTGATAGTCGCGCCAGTTAATCTGTGGCTTCTGCTTGATCGCATCCGAGTAAGTGTAGAGAGTTCCCCGAGGCGTTCTGTTAGCTGTGCGTAGTCGCACTGCGTCGTAGTCACGGCGGATGTCGGCGATAAAGCTATCGCGATGTTTTTTGCTGATCAGCTTGCTGGCGACGCCCACGGCACGGGAGGCATCAGAGACATAAATAGCCTGATTGTTCTGGTACATTGGGGCGATCTTTACCGCAGTGTGGGCCTTGGAAGTAGTCGCACCGCCAATCATCAGTGGCACGGTAAAACCCTGACGCTGCATCTCTTTACCCAGGGTTACCATTTCATCGAGAGAGGGGGTAATCAGGCCGGAGAGGCCAATAATGTCCACGTTCTCTTCACGGGCGGTGGTAAGAATTTTTTCCGCAGACACCATCACGCCGAGGTCAATCACCTCGTAGTTGTTGCACTGTAAAACCACGCCAACAATGTTTTTGCCGATATCATGAACATCACCTTTTACGGTAGCCATAAGAATTTTGCCATTAGTGCTGGCGGCGGCGTCTTTTTCGTCTTCGATAAAGGGCTGTAAATAGGCCACGGCCTGTTTCATGACTCGGGCAGATTTGACCACCTGAGGGAGAAACATCTTACCCGAGCCAAATAGGTCGCCGACGATATTCATACCGTCCATCAGCGCGCCTTCAATAACCTGCAGTGGACGCTCAGCCTGTTGCCGTGCCTCTTCAGTGTCTTCTTCGATATAGGCGGTAATACCTTTAACTAGGCTGTGCTCGAGACGGCGATTAACGTCGGCATCACGCCAGCTGAGATCTTCCACTGAAGCCTGCTTGGAGCCGTCACCGCGATATTTGTCGGCAATCGCCAGCAGCGCCTCCGTGCCTTCAGCGTTGCGGAACAGGACTACATCCTCAACCACGTGGCGCAGTTCTTCCGGTAGATCGTCATAGACAGCTAGCTGACCGGCGTTAACTATGCCCATGGTCAGACCTTCGCGAATGGCATGGTAGAGAAACACTGAGTGAATCGCTTCACGGACTGGATTGTTGCCGCGGAAAGAGAATGACACATTGGAAATACCGCCACTAATCATTGCATGGGGTAGATTCCGTTTAATCCAGCCGCTAGCTTCAATAAAGTCGAGTCCGTAGCGATTGTGCTCTTCAATGCCGGTGGCCACGGCAAAGCAATTTGGGTCAAAGATAATATCTTCAGCCGGGAAGCCAATATCATTTACCAGCATGTCGTAACTGCGCTGGCAGATTTGCTTGCGGCGCTCAAGATTGTCCGCCTGTCCCTCTTCGTCAAAGGCCATGACGACAATTGCGGCACCGTGCTTTTTGCACAGCTTGGCGCGCTCGATAAACTCAGCTTCACCCTCTTTAAGGCTGATGCTGTTGACCACAGACTTGCCCTGGATACATTTCAGGCCAGCTTCAATCACATCCCATTTAGAGGAATCCACCATAATCGGTACGCGGGAAATGTCGGGCTCGCCAGCAATTAGGTTTAAAAACTTAACCATGGCCGGCAATGACTCAAGCATGCCTTCGTCCATGTTTACATCGATAATCTGCGCGCCGTTAATTACCTGCTGGCGGGCAACTTCTAAGGCCGCATCGTAGTTTTCTTCCAGAATTAGGCGTTTAAATACAGCTGAACCAGTGACATTACAGCGCTCGCCAACATTCACAAACAGCGAGTCACTCTTAATGGTAAAGGGCTCGAGTCCGGAGAGGCGACAGGCTGGGACGATTTCAGGTATAACACGTGGCGTTATATTGGCCACAGCTTTGGCAATTACGCGAATATGCTCAGGGGTGGTGCCGCAGCAGCCGCCGACAATATTTAACAGGCCAGCGCTGGCAAATTCCGCTACAGTTTCGGCCATGGCATCGGCGTCCAGATCATAGCCACCAAATTCGTTAGGCAGGCCAGCATTGGGATGGGAGCTGACCAGAGTGTCGGCAACCGTGGAAATATCCAATAGGTGAGGGCGCAGCTCTTTGGGCCCAAGGGCGCAATTTAGGCCGACACTGATTGGCTTGCTGTGGCGCACGGAGTTCCAAAAGGCTTCCGGGGTTTGACCTGAGAGTGTGCGACCGCTGGCATCGGTGATGGTGCCGGAGATCATGATCGGCAGTTCGAAGCCCTGCTTCTCGAAGACCACCTGTACCGCAAAGAGAGCGGCCTTAGCGTTCAATGTATCGAAGATGGTCTCTACCATAATAGTATCAACGCCGCCTTCTATGAGGGCTTCGGTGGACTCTATATAGGCTTCCACCAACTCATCAAAGGTCACATTGCGGGCGCCAGGATCGTTGACATCCGGTGACAGGGAGGCGGTTCTGCTTGTGGGGCCGAGAATACCGGCGACAAAACGCGGTTTATCGGCAGTAGAAAACTCATCCGCGGCTTTGCGCGCAAGCTGTGCTGATACAACATTGATCTCACGAGAGATCGCCTGCATATCGTAATCGGCCTGAGAGATTGTTGTCGAGTTAAAGGTATTGGTTTCAATAATATCCGCACCAGCATCTAGATAGGCGCGGTGGATATCGCAAATAATGTCAGGCTGGCTAAGGCTTAGCAGGTCATTATTGCCTTTTAGGTCAGTGTGCCAGTCGGCAAAGCGCTGGCCTCGAAAATCGTCTTCCTCGAGAGCATGACGTTGGATCATGGTGCCCATGGCGCCATCGAGAATTAGAATTCGTTGCTCTGCTGCCTGCCTGATTTTGTCGGTCATATTCTTGTCTACGCCTTTGATCTGCTGTTGCATCAAAATATTTTGATGGATGCGCATAATACCAAAGTATTTAAAAAAAGCGACCTTTAAAAGTAAATGAGGGTTCCGTCTGGGCCTCTGTATGGCGTAAAATAACCGAGTTATTTACTCAAGTTTAAACAGTCTATTAAAGCTGGCTGTCAGAATGGATTTTAGGGAACACTATGCTCAACGTAACTATCACCGAATCAGCGCAAAAATACCTTGCCGGATTATTGGAAAAACAGAACTGCGAAGGCATAGGTATTCGTATGTTTGTCTCAGATCCGGGCACTCCAAAAGCTGAGACCTGTATTGCCTACAGTCGTCCTGGGGAGCATAACGAAGAAGATCTGATTGTTGAGTACGCCGACTTTAGTGCCTACTTTGAGCAGCGCAGCATTGCCTTTCTCGATGAAGCTAAGGTGGATTTTGCCGAAGACAAATTTGGTGGTCAGCTGACTATTCGCGCCCCCAACTCAAGATTGCCCAATGTCAATGACGATAGCCCCATTGAAGATCGTATTAACTACCTGCTGTATAACGAAATCAATCCAGGCCTCGCCTCTCACGGTGGCGTAGTGTCACTGTCGGAAATGGATGAAGGCTTCGCGGTACTGGAGTTTGGTGGTGGTTGTCAGGGTTGTTCTGCGGTTTCCATGACCCTTAAAGAGGGCGTAGAGAAAACCCTGATGGAAAAGATTCCCGAGTTGAAAGGTGTGCGTGATGTGACTGACCACACCGACACCAGCAATGCATATATGTGACAACGCGAAGCGTTGTCATCCTGAGCGAAGTCGAAGGATCTCAAGCCGCTGGCAGAGCCAGGAGCGTGCAGATGAAAATCTCTCCACTCACTGCCTTCGGTCGAGATGAAGTAATTATTGTTTTGTCACTATGGCAGCTTGTTTGCTTAAATTGAGATAGCTCTACTTGATCTCAGATTGTAATAAAGTCCCAGTTTTAAATTTCACGAAGGTCCCCATGAGCGCACTCGCCGAGATCCAAACATTCCTACCCTGCGCCACACCGCATCGCTGGATCGAAAACGCCCTCGAAAACCAACCCCTAATGCTTATTGATCACGCCAACTGTGAAAAGAAGGCGGCGAGTACAGCCCTAAGTTTGATTAATCGCTATACGGATAATTTTGAACTGCTGAATAAAATGTCACGCCTAGCCCGTGAAGAGATGCGTCACTTCGAACAGGTGATCGCCCTGATGAAACGTCGCAAGATTCCCTATGAGTATGTTTCCGCCTCACGCTATGCGGCAGGTCTCCGTGATCTAGCCCGCAAAGAAGACCCAGCAAAGCTCATTGATGTACTGGTTATTGGCGCCTTTATTGAGGCACGGTCTTGTGAGCGTTTTGCTCTGTTAGCGCCACATTTGGATGCTGAGCTAGAGAGATTTTATATGTCCCTGTTGAAGTCTGAAGCGCGCCATTATCAGGATTACTTAACGCTGGCCAAAACTGTCGCCGGTGGCCAATCGATAGATGATCGCATTGCCGTATTTGCCCAGCGCGAACAGGAGCTGATTGAATCGCCGGATAAGCAGTTTCGCTTTCACTCGGGTCCTGTTGCATAAGCCTGAAGTAAAAACAATTTCCGAGACATTAAAAAAGGCAGCCTAGGCTGCCTTTTTTAATGCTTTGGAAACCGCTGCTTAGCGATCTTCAACTGCAGGGTAGTCACGTACATCTGCGCCTGTGTAAAGCTGGCGAGGGCGGCCGATACGGTAAGGATGAGTAATCATCTCGTTCCAGTGTGAGATCCAGCCAACGGTGCGACCAGTGGCAAAAATAACCGTGAACATCTCAACTGGAATGCCCAGTGCCTTGAGAATAATGCCAGAGTAGAAGTCGACATTGGGGTAGAGTTTCTTGCTAATAAAGTATTCATCTTCAAGAGCAATCTTCTCTAGCTTCTTGGCCAGGCGGAACAGGGGATCATTCTCCAGTCCCAAGACGGCCAACACTTCATCGCAGCTCTCGCGCATAACTGTGGCGCGGGGATCGTGGTTCTTATAGACACGATGTCCAAAGCCCATTAGGCGGAATGGATCGCTCTTGTCTTTGGCTTTGGCGACATAGGCATCGATATTGTCTTCGTGACCAATCTCTTCCAGCATATCCAATACTGCTTCGTTGGCACCGCCGTGAGCAGGTCCCCAGAGTGCTGCAATACCAGCTGCGATGCAGGAGAATGGGTTGGCGCCAGTGGAGCCAGCCAGACGTACTGTTGAGGTGGAGGCGTTCTGCTCGTGATCGGCGTGGAGCAGGAAGATACGATCCATAGCTTTAGCAATTGCCGGCTGAACTACGTAGGGCTCGCAGGGCGTGCCAAACATCATATGCAAGAAGTTCTCTGAGTAGGAGAGAGAGTTATCTGGGTAAATAAACGGCTGGCCGGTAAAGTGCTTGTGGCACATGGCAGCAATGGTTGGGATCTTTGCGATCAAACGATGAGCAGAAATTTTGCGGTGCTCTTCGTTATTAATGTCCAGTGAGTCATGATAAAACGAAGACATAGCGCCAACTACACCTACAAGCATGGCCATTGGGTGCGCGTCGTAGCGAAATCCACTGATAAAATGCTCAACTGAGCGGTTTACCATGGTGTGATATTTGATCGTATTAACGAACTCTGCCTTCTCTTCTGCATTGGGTAGTGCGCCTTCGAGCAGGAGATAGCAGGTCTCTAAATAATCTGATTTTTCAGCCAGTTGTTCAATCGGGTAGCCGCGGTGCAGCAGGATACCTTTGTCGCCGTCGATATAGGTAATATCGGACTGACAGGCCGCCGTTGCTGAGAATCCGGGATCATAGGTAAAGACATTATGTGAGCCCAGAGTGCCTATATCTATGACGTCTTGGCCTAGTGTGCCCTTGAGAATCGGCAGTTCAATGGGAGCTTGACCTTCGATTGTTAGGGTAGCTTTACGATTACTCATGCAGAATCCTCTGGTGCAACTTGATGGTTAGGGCAAAAATTTGGAGCCGCAACTATAGATGTTCACGGCAAATTGTCAACTCTGGTGGGTCTTCAGGCTGCCTTAAAACGTCCATTATACTAGCTTATTTCAACTTGTTGGATAGCGGCTATTCATAAGTAAAATGCCCTGTCATGATCTGAGTAGTGATTTTTGCCGCGGGTTAGGCCAGGTCTGGACTGAGTGAGGGGACGCTGCATTTTAGGAGTCTAATGCTAGGATTAATCTTTCCTGTTTTGTTTCAGTCCTACCGATTGAATTTAGCCCACCTAGTATCTATACTGCTGCGCCATCAACGCGCTGCTTTTTGAGCGAGTTTTAAAGCTCAGCATCTCTTGACTCTAACCTGTAATAAGTTGCTTAAAGCTATTTGAATTCAGTATAAATTCATCTCCGTTTTGTCGGATCACTACTTTTAAGGTACTACCCGCCGTGGACAAAAAAAGACCTGTCAATCTTGACCTTGGAACCATAAGGCTTCCAATAACCTCTTACGTATCTATATTGCACCGAGTCTCTGGTGTGATTTTGTTTTTCTCTGTCGCGATCTTTCTCTGGCTTCTGGAAGGCAGTCTCTCTTCAGAGCAGGGCTTTGCCGATGTTAAAGGAATTTTTGCTAACCCGCTTTGTCAGTTTGTTATTTGGGGCAGTTTGGCGGCACTGGCTTATCATGCGGTCGCTGGTATCCGGCACCTCGTTATGGATTTGGGTTACGGTGAAGATTCATTCGAAACCGGTCGCGCAACAGCTTGGATTGCAGTGGTAGTCGCTGTCATCATTATTGTTTTGGTCACAGGGTGGGTTTACTTATGGTAACTAACGTCACTAGCCTCGGTCGCAGTGGTTTGTCCGACTGGCTTATTGCTCGAGTATCAGCCTATGTGATGACCGCATATCTGATTTTTATTGTCGGCTACCTGATGCTGACTCCAGAACTAAACTACACACAGTGGGCGGCTCTAAATAGTTCCCTGCCAATGCGCATGTTTAGTCTATTGACCATCCTCTCCATCGCGGCGCACGCCTGGATCGGAATGTGGTGTGTCTTGACCGACTATATAACAGTGCGATTGATTGGGCCAAAAGCCACTGCACTGCGTATTATTTTTCAGTTGGGCATGATAGCAATTACCTTGCTATACGTGATCTGGGCTATCGATATTCTCTGGGGAATCTAAGTAAATGGCTAACATTAGAACAATGACAT is part of the SAR92 clade bacterium H455 genome and encodes:
- the sdhC gene encoding succinate dehydrogenase, cytochrome b556 subunit, encoding MTTFKVLPAVDKKRPVNLDLGTIRLPITSYVSILHRVSGVILFFSVAIFLWLLEGSLSSEQGFADVKGIFANPLCQFVIWGSLAALAYHAVAGIRHLVMDLGYGEDSFETGRATAWIAVVVAVIIIVLVTGWVYLW
- the sdhD gene encoding succinate dehydrogenase, hydrophobic membrane anchor protein; this encodes MVTNVTSLGRSGLSDWLIARVSAYVMTAYLIFIVGYLMLTPELNYTQWAALNSSLPMRMFSLLTILSIAAHAWIGMWCVLTDYITVRLIGPKATALRIIFQLGMIAITLLYVIWAIDILWGI
- a CDS encoding tRNA-(ms[2]io[6]A)-hydroxylase produces the protein MSALAEIQTFLPCATPHRWIENALENQPLMLIDHANCEKKAASTALSLINRYTDNFELLNKMSRLAREEMRHFEQVIALMKRRKIPYEYVSASRYAAGLRDLARKEDPAKLIDVLVIGAFIEARSCERFALLAPHLDAELERFYMSLLKSEARHYQDYLTLAKTVAGGQSIDDRIAVFAQREQELIESPDKQFRFHSGPVA
- the gltA gene encoding citrate synthase, giving the protein MSNRKATLTIEGQAPIELPILKGTLGQDVIDIGTLGSHNVFTYDPGFSATAACQSDITYIDGDKGILLHRGYPIEQLAEKSDYLETCYLLLEGALPNAEEKAEFVNTIKYHTMVNRSVEHFISGFRYDAHPMAMLVGVVGAMSSFYHDSLDINNEEHRKISAHRLIAKIPTIAAMCHKHFTGQPFIYPDNSLSYSENFLHMMFGTPCEPYVVQPAIAKAMDRIFLLHADHEQNASTSTVRLAGSTGANPFSCIAAGIAALWGPAHGGANEAVLDMLEEIGHEDNIDAYVAKAKDKSDPFRLMGFGHRVYKNHDPRATVMRESCDEVLAVLGLENDPLFRLAKKLEKIALEDEYFISKKLYPNVDFYSGIILKALGIPVEMFTVIFATGRTVGWISHWNEMITHPYRIGRPRQLYTGADVRDYPAVEDR
- the metH gene encoding methionine synthase — encoded protein: MTDKIRQAAEQRILILDGAMGTMIQRHALEEDDFRGQRFADWHTDLKGNNDLLSLSQPDIICDIHRAYLDAGADIIETNTFNSTTISQADYDMQAISREINVVSAQLARKAADEFSTADKPRFVAGILGPTSRTASLSPDVNDPGARNVTFDELVEAYIESTEALIEGGVDTIMVETIFDTLNAKAALFAVQVVFEKQGFELPIMISGTITDASGRTLSGQTPEAFWNSVRHSKPISVGLNCALGPKELRPHLLDISTVADTLVSSHPNAGLPNEFGGYDLDADAMAETVAEFASAGLLNIVGGCCGTTPEHIRVIAKAVANITPRVIPEIVPACRLSGLEPFTIKSDSLFVNVGERCNVTGSAVFKRLILEENYDAALEVARQQVINGAQIIDVNMDEGMLESLPAMVKFLNLIAGEPDISRVPIMVDSSKWDVIEAGLKCIQGKSVVNSISLKEGEAEFIERAKLCKKHGAAIVVMAFDEEGQADNLERRKQICQRSYDMLVNDIGFPAEDIIFDPNCFAVATGIEEHNRYGLDFIEASGWIKRNLPHAMISGGISNVSFSFRGNNPVREAIHSVFLYHAIREGLTMGIVNAGQLAVYDDLPEELRHVVEDVVLFRNAEGTEALLAIADKYRGDGSKQASVEDLSWRDADVNRRLEHSLVKGITAYIEEDTEEARQQAERPLQVIEGALMDGMNIVGDLFGSGKMFLPQVVKSARVMKQAVAYLQPFIEDEKDAAASTNGKILMATVKGDVHDIGKNIVGVVLQCNNYEVIDLGVMVSAEKILTTAREENVDIIGLSGLITPSLDEMVTLGKEMQRQGFTVPLMIGGATTSKAHTAVKIAPMYQNNQAIYVSDASRAVGVASKLISKKHRDSFIADIRRDYDAVRLRTANRTPRGTLYTYSDAIKQKPQINWRDYQPTLPATPGVTVIDDYPLETLVPYIDWTPFFITWDLIGKYPKIFEDDVVGEAATTLFADAQALLKDIIDNKRLKARAVFGLWEANTVNHDDIEIYAEDGSTKATLHHIRQQIQKPGASEELCSLADFVAPKEAGIKDHIGAFAVTTGIGADELAAEYEAQHDDYNAIMVKALADRLAEAFAEHLHERVRREHWGYAADETLDNEALIKEKYRGIRPAPGYPACPDHTEKGTLFELLDVKNNIGLELTDSYAMTPAAAVSGWYFGHPDAKYFNTGKIAPDQVESLARRKGMALADLQRWLTPVLID
- the nfuA gene encoding Fe-S biogenesis protein NfuA — its product is MLNVTITESAQKYLAGLLEKQNCEGIGIRMFVSDPGTPKAETCIAYSRPGEHNEEDLIVEYADFSAYFEQRSIAFLDEAKVDFAEDKFGGQLTIRAPNSRLPNVNDDSPIEDRINYLLYNEINPGLASHGGVVSLSEMDEGFAVLEFGGGCQGCSAVSMTLKEGVEKTLMEKIPELKGVRDVTDHTDTSNAYM